A genomic window from Silene latifolia isolate original U9 population chromosome Y, ASM4854445v1, whole genome shotgun sequence includes:
- the LOC141632838 gene encoding uncharacterized protein LOC141632838: MKSPGPDGIPAIFYQRCWHLVKKDCTKAILSILNSGTVLKEMNRTFIALVPKCDSPEEVKDYRPISLCNVFMRIVTKCIKNRMQKVMEYLVGDYQNAFLAGRSISDNTLLAHEAIHKLNMYKHGKFGKVAFKVDMSKAFDRVKWDFLQAVLLKFGFPERLVNLIMSCVSTVSYEVLLNGPPLSPFKPQRGLRQGDPLLPYLFILCMEVLSCNVECAQKAGTVVRSLKRLLVSYCDASGQIMGTLGTENQRWLYSKKSLFWGTRSIIHGLKFIREHISWKPVLDSNLNVWEKKWVNGRTQEPKDCLLDASFIFLKDIRVKDICFNNGGWNERLVNLLFAEESVNPILAIPLHESQAQDEIFWPFTNSGKYTVKSGYGIIFNEFFNEHGSRKDKERVHTNWRLFCKKKLWHLQGPQTWKILLWKIITGSLPVGSEFINRDMTWASSCVLCGNGGDTVETLDHLFRDCAISSRIWAGSVLGVNVDQSPTIDVRDWIVNWILYLIKLDDGVTLARQLVEDVLQFRGKVNNDLLHPPGFEGSDQGNTSDKDVDLQMLRAGRPFYSIGNFSSCSLVKIYVDASWKDSRLAGFGWIVFESEGAISYVRRDRNSRAHDLAKQAMSMH; the protein is encoded by the exons ATGAAGTCGCCTGGACCGGATGGTATTCCGGCTATTTTTTACCAACGATGTTGGCACCTTGTAAAGAAGGATTGCACGAAGGCTATCCTCTCCATTTTAAATTCTGGGACTGTTCTAAAGGAAATGAATCGAACTTTCATTGCCTTAGTTCCCAAATGTGATAGCCCAGAAGAGGTGAAGGACTACAGACCAATCAGTCTTTGTAATGTGTTTATGAGGATTGTTACTAAATGCATTAAAAACCGTATGCAGAAAGTCATGGAATATCTTGTTGGGGACTATCAAAATGCTTTCCTTGCCGGAAGGAGTATTAGTGACAATACATTGTTGGCTCACGAAGCAATCCATAAGCTGAACATGTACAAGCACGGGAAGTTTGGTAAGGTAGCTTTCAAAGTTGATATGAGCAAGGCCTTTGATCGGGTGAAATGGGATTTCCTTCAGGCTGTTTTACTTAAATTTGGATTCCCGGAGAGATTGGTTAATCTAATTATGAGCTGCGTTTCAACAGTAAGTTATGAAGTTTTATTGAATGGGCCTCCCCTTTCACCTTTTAAACCACAACGTGGTCTTCGACAAGGAGATCCTTTATTGCCGTACCTTTTCATTTTATGTATGGAGGTATTATCCTGCAATGTTGAATGTGCTCAAAAGGCGG GTACGGTTGTTCGCTCTCTTAAACGTCTTCTTGTTAGCTACTGTGATGCTTCGGGTCAG atcaTGGGAACTTTGGGAACTGAGAATCAAAGGTGGCTTTATAGTAAAAAATCACTTTTCTGGGGGACACGTAGCATCATCCATGGTCTAAAGTTTATTAGGGAGCATATTAGCTGGAAACCAGTGCTTGATTCCAATTTAAATGTGTGGGAAAAGAAGTGGGTTAATGGACGGACACAAGAACCAAAGGACTGCTTACTTGATGCGAGCTTTATTTTCTTAAAAGATATCCGTGTTAAAGACATCTGCTTTAATAATGGAGGGTGGAACGAAAGGCTAGTCAACTTACTTTTTGCGGAGGAAAGCGTGAATCCAATTTTAGCCATCCCTCTTCATGAATCTCAAGCTCAGGATGAGATTTTCTGGCCTTTCACTAACAGTGGCAAATACACTGTTAAGAGTGGATATGGTATTATCTTCAACGAGTTCTTCAATGAACATGGGTCTAGAAAGGATAAAGAACGGGTGCACACGAATTGGAGACTTTTCTGCAAGAAAAAATTATGGCATCTACAAGGCCCTCAGACATGGAAAATCTTGCTCTGGAAGATCATCACGGGTTCACTACCGGTAGGGAGCGAATTCATTAATAGGGATATGACTTGGGCTTCATCTTGTGTTCTGTGTGGTAACGGGGGGGATACTGTGGAGACTCTTGACCATCTGTTCCGTGACTGTGCTATTAGCTCAAGGATTTGGGCAGGATCAGTGTTGGGTGTAAATGTAGATCAATCTCCTACTATTGATGTTAGAGACTGGATTGTTAATTGGATTCTCTACTTGATCAAACTGGACGATGGGGTTACTCTT GCTCGTCAGTTGGTTGAGGATGTCCTTCAGTTCAGAGGTAAGGTCAACAATGATCTCTTGCATCCGCCTGGTTTTGAGGGTAGTGACCAAGGTAACACTTCGGATAAAGATGTCGATCTTCAAATGCTACGTGCGGGACGACCTTTTTATTCTATTGGAAATTTCTCCTCCTGTTCCCTGGTGAAAATCTATGTGGACGCCAGCTGGAAAGACTCTCGTCTTGCGGGTTTTGGATGGATTGTTTTTGAGTCTGAGGGGGCAATCAG TTATGTTCGCAGGGATCGTAACAGCAGAGCTCATGACTTGGCAAAACAAGCCATGAGTATGCACTAG